The following are encoded together in the Brassica napus cultivar Da-Ae chromosome A9, Da-Ae, whole genome shotgun sequence genome:
- the LOC106426737 gene encoding uncharacterized protein LOC106426737: MGDTMGHKHQLQKSVPVKNHNHLGSGGLRRPGAPPLRDLNYNTRQMQQNNWQMSKGEDRMPAFPLGRASSGTGVYFPRIASHPPTKKTEIREDDSKKKEKKSETVETPFDSLEKLLPEEWTY, translated from the exons ATGGGAGATACTATGGGTCACAAGCATCAG TTGCAGAAGTCGGTTCCTGTCAAGAACCACAATCACCTCGGCAGCGGTGGATTACGTCGACCCGGTGCACCTCCTCTCAGAGATTTG AACTATAATACAAGGCAAATGCAGCAAAACAATTGGCAAATGAGTAAAGGAGAGGACCGAATGCCAGCATTTCCCTTGGGCCGTGCATCTTCTGGCACTGGAGTATATTTTCCCAGAATCGCTTCGCATCCGCCAACCAAAAAGACAG AAATTCGTGAAGATGAttcgaagaagaaggagaagaagagcgAAACGGTGGAAACTCCCTTTGATTCGCTGGAGAAACTTCTCCCGGAGGAATGGACTTATTAA
- the LOC106426700 gene encoding oligoribonuclease-like: MENQLSNAFSLLALADDEDGLPSSSSSAGKQGERVVEDDVGNYKQPLVWIDLEMTGLNVEVDRILEIACIITDGLLTKSVEGPDLVVHQTKDCMDKMGDWCQTHHGDSGLTKKVLSSTISERQAEQEVIKFVKKHVGNENPQLAGNSIYVDFLFLKKYMPDLAALFPHVLVDVSSVKSLCTRWFPREKNRAPAKKNNHRAMDDIRESIKELKYYKENIFKANKGRR, translated from the exons atggagAATCAGCTCTCCAATGCTTTCTCTCTCCTTGCTCTCGCCGACGACGAAGATGGTCTCCCCTCGTCCTCCTCCTCCGCTG gaaAACAAGGAGAAAGAGTAGTAGAGGACGATGTCGGAAACTATAAGCAACCACTTGTCTGGATTGACTTGGAGATGACTG GTCTTAATGTTGAAGTTGACAGGATACTGGAGATTGCTTGTATAATTACTGATGGACTATTAACCAAATCAGTGGAG GGTCCAGATTTAGTTGTACATCAAACGAAAGACTGCATGGATAAAATGGGTGATTGGTGTCAAACTCATCATGGAGACAGTG GTTTGACAAAGAAAGTTCTCTCTAGTACTATAAGTGAAAGGCAAGCTGAACAAGAG GTCATCAAATTTGTGAAAAAGCATGTTGGTAATGAAAATCCACAATTAGCTGGGAACTCTATCTACGTggatttccttttcttaaag AAGTACATGCCAGATTTGGCTGCTCTTTTCCCTCATGTGCTTGTCGATGTCAGTAGTGTCAAGTCTTTATGCACCCGATGGTTTCCCAGag AAAAAAACAGAGCTCCTGCAAAGAAAAACAATCACAGAGCCATGGATGATATAAGAGAAAGCATCAAGGAGCTTAAGTACtacaaagaaaacatatttaaagcAAACAAAGGTAGGAGGTGA